The region TCAGGacttttcattgtcattttcaagattcaagagattcaagagttttatttgccatttgaccttataagtacattggaattctgagcagtttacaccaagtcagctttaagaaaagaaaaaaggtagaacaggcacaaggtaattacagtacaaaataagtaacacattcaactcaacacaataaatacataaattattagaatataaaacgccctcagtatagtcaataaataaactaaattaccctctgcataggaacgatacccccagaatacaaatatacagtatatatatatatatatatatgctccatgaccatattaaaagaacttgtaactctcaaaaatatttaaaaaaagaaataattaatatatttcagacaattacagagTGGAAGGCaacatattgcacagcatttcagtccattcagttcaggtgtactgtgtgtcaataatggtatggaggtgaggtgtggttagataacatatactgtgaaattattccatttttaagagaaactgatttagttaaacgaatctagagttttcatctttattattattattattattatttttaatgttgtttctGCACTATCTCCTGCGTCACACTCCAGTGGTCCAGATGGcggcggtaatgcacctataagctggtttgccaaccgccaataaacaccgaagaagaagaagaagaaaatacaagacgaagaagaagaagaagacccaAGCAATCGATCAGAAAAGTGACGTTATCATTGTGGTCACACTGAATTTGGAGACGAACTCCTGAATAAAGCAGACATACCTAAAGTTATAGCCACACAGATGTATTCTGACCACATGTTGAAACAGTAATATCTCACCTTATATGAGCTTTTACACATCTAGTTAAGTGTACCGGCATCAGACCAAAACGTCCGAATCCCGATCTCATCGATCACTCTCGGTGTCTGTAGAgcacgcagcagcagcacggtGTCTGTTAGCTTCAGCACTTCAACACAGCGGGGATGATCAGTCTAAGATAACCTGCAGACACAACAACATGACCGACTACGCCGAAGAGCAGCGGAATGAACTAGAAGCGATAGAGTCCATCTACCCGGACTCCTACACAGGTTTGACTTTTATATCACCGTAacgtgagacagagagacgagagacagacagagagacagagagacgagagacagacagagagacagagttaGCTCTCAGACTAGCTAAGTGAGTTAGCTGAATGTTCACGTTGTTTTCTGAAGGATAAATCCAACACATGTAGTGAACTATTTGGTTTTGGCACCCAGTGAtgttgatttattgttgttgtaacGAGCTCAATGTGAGACATCCAGCAGTGACTGAGCTGAGACAGTGGGCCTCTACTGGGTCTCATATGGACACACAAGTACACCAAACTCTGTCTAATTCTTCCTCCCTTATTGAACACCATATAACATGTATATGTGCGTAGATATTCTGGGGTCTGCttctatatatacactgtattatactgtattatactgtattatactgtattatactgtatatacactgtattatactgtattatactgtattatactgtattatactgtattacactgtattatactgtattatacactgtattatactgtattatactgtattatactgtattacactgtattatactgtattatactgtattatactgtattatacactgtattatactgtattatactgtatatacactgtattatactgtattatactgtattacactgtattatactgtattatactgtattatactgtatatacactgtattatactgtattatactgtattacactgtattatactgtattatacactgtattatactgtattatactgtatatacactgtattatactgtattatactgtattatacactgtattatactgtattatacactgtattatactgtattatactgtattatacactgtattatactgtattatactgtatatacactgtattatactgtattatactgtattacactgtattatactgtattatacactgtattatactgtattatactgtatatacactgtattatactgtattatacactgtattatactgtattatactgtattatactgtattatactgtatataccagaggtgggacaagtcattgttttgcaagtcaagagtaagtctcaagtctttgcactcaagtcctaGACTGTGAGTTtggagtcctaaacaagtcataatcaccaaatgtaatgtcaGCTTAACAACAGGgttataatatattacatttacaaaaatcatgaatgctttttaaaaactgtattttgttaAAACAAGTGCGACTGAACTTAATCATAAGAAGTAGAATTGATTCgtggcacattttttaaataacaagGGTTTATTCAGCGAAAATGGACTGAGCATTAGGCTCTTTCACAGCAATGATTTGCTCCACAGATGGTGCATATGAATAAACAATTatgtcatctgcataaaaaaattaaacattttgcagTTGTCTACTGAGGCATATTGATTATAATATGTTCATCatgaatgcttttttttgttaaaacaagTGTGACTGAACTTAATCATAAGAAGTAGAATTGATTCctggcacattttttttaaataacatactttttaagcTTTGCGCTTGGGGCCAAGGTATTTTCAAGTTAAAAgtctcaagtccaagtgaagtcacgagttGTTGGTGTttaagtccaagtcaagttgcaAGTCTTGAgtttgtcaagtcaagtctaaagtcattcatgtgactcgagtccacacctctggtatattatactgtatatatgctaTTATTGTATAATGACAATCCTTACAGAATTGCATGTACATAATCATCAACAATGGTTTATTCAGGGAAAATTGACTGAGCATTAAGCTCTTTCACAGCAATGATTTGCTCCACAGATGGCGCATATGAATAAAGAATAatgtcatctgcataaaaatgttgtttgcAGTTGTCTACTGAGGCACATTGATCATAAAGATACGAGGTAAACAACACGAGGGCCTACAATTGAACCTTGTGGCACACCATTTTTATCTTTAAATTTAAACAATTTAGAGGATGCCTCATAAAAACCGAGTAAGGCCATTTCACTCAGAAGTAGTCTGTGATTAACAGTGTGAAATGCCAATGAgaaaaagtaagaaagaaactATATAATTTGCAGCATTCACAGTCGCTGCAGTGATGGTGCTGTGAATCCAGATCGAAACGGTTTTAAAATAGAATTTGCAGACAAGAAAGTACGAAGCTGTTAATTTACAAAAGAGTTCAACAATTCAGCCAAACATGGGAGTTTGGCGATGCGCCTATAATCATTCAAATCAATCCTCCTGTATGTAGAGGGGTTACTAGGGCTGATTCCCAGACTTTTGTAATTGAACCAGAGAAAAGCGTTAAATTATAAAATGCATGTCAAAAGTACCACAATGATGGGGGCAGCGAGCTTTAAGAGAGACGTATCTAACTGGTCTGTGCCCAAGGAGCTTTTCATGTACTTGGAGTTACATGTTACACATTTTAGTTGATGCCTGATGTAACCTCGGCAGCTTGCTGTTTATCAAATATCAAGATGTAGAAATGATACTAATCCTCGTGTGTTTGTAGTGCTTGCAGATGATCCCATCAGCTTCACCATCACTGTGGCATCAGATGCAGGGGAAGATGGTGAAAGTGAGTATACCGATGTGGTTGCAAAATGTCATCCGTTGCACACATGACCATTAACTACTGTTATGAAATCTCGCCTTGTTCAAAATTAAATTTGTCAGCGATATTAAAGGAGATATTAAAAATATGGTGAAAGAAAAAGTGAGTGAAATAGCATGCCAGAGCTGATTTGAGTTGTGTTGTAAACACCGTACAAAAAAACTGAGCTTGAAAGTAGAAATATAGCAAAGTGTGATAACATGAGCCGTCTGCCTTTTTCTTGCAGCCTCAGAAGCAACGTTAAAGTTCACATATGTAGAGAAATACCCAGATGAGCCTCCGCTGTGGGAGATCCACTCCCAGGAGAACCTGGAGGACAATGACGTGGAGGACGTCCTCACcttactgcagcagcaggtctGTCCATCTGAACATGATAACTTGATAAGTGATATTCTATCTGAAGTTGTTTGGTCAGTGAGTTGTTTTGGATGCTCTTTGCAAACTCTTGCAAACTTTAAACCAGTAGCAGTCCACCtgaaatgaaatgtcatgttCTTTTTCTGCCAAAGCATACATTGACTTTGGAAAAGTGCACTGCTAATGTCAGTTTGCAGGCTAGATGGCTAATTGGCTGCTCAGCTGCAGCatattaaacagaaaatatcaCTTCGGTCCGTTTAGATAAAGATGTTATCCTCAAAACCATTGCCAACGTCACACTGTCTGCTCACGGTTTGTTACAGCGCAAGTTTGTTTACTTTGTCTCTCGCTCCCGTACCGGGTCTCAACCTGCCAGCTGCTGTCAATTTAACACCGACTGTTAACCAATGCAATCAGTATCAACAATGTGTACATGTGGTTGCTGTGCAGGCAGAAGAAAACCTGGGCATGGTGATGATTTTCACCCTGGTGACAGCCGTTCAGGAGAAACTCAACGAAATAGTGGATACGACGAAAAACAGACGAGAAGAGGAGAAACAGCGGAAAGAGGCCGAGGCAGAGGAGGCAGAGAAGGTAGGAACAGCAGAAATATACAGTTCACATACATTTACCATGTTTCCACATTGTGATAAATCAATGTCATATCATTAATTTCAGTCTTATCGATACCGTGGTATTGATACTTCAATACTCACAAGCTACTCATTTGGTATTAATTcctttaaacaaatattaataccagggctgtcaatcgattgaaatatttaatcacgattaaacgcaaattaatcgcacatttttgatctgttcaaaatgtaaagtgagatttgtcaagtatttaacactcttatcaacacgggagtggacaaatatgctgctttatgcaaatatatgtatatatttattattagaaatcaattaacaatacaaaacaatgacaactattgtccagaaaccctcacaggtactgcatttagcataaaacaatattctcaaatcataacatggcaaactgcagcccaacaggcaacaacagctgtcagtgtgtcagtgtgctgacttgactatgacttgccccaaactgcatgtgattatcataaagtgggcatgtctgtaaaggggagactcgtgggtacccatagaacccattttcattcacatatctggaggtcagaggtcaagggacccctttgaaaatggccatgacagtttttcctcaccaaaatttagcgcaggtttggagtgttatttaatctccttcggcacaagctggtatgacatggttggtaccaatgaattcattatgttttatagttttatatgataccagtatcttcactctagctttaaaactgagcccactcaaatctaaatgctttaaaaaaattagtagtgttaaaacaaatttgcgttaacgcgttattatcgcataaACCTTGACAGCACTAtataatgatgtgtgtgtgtttgacaggtgTTGTTCCAGGGCACGGTGGTAACCATTGAAAACTTCCTGATGTGGAAAGCCAGGTTTGAGGTGGAGATGAACGAGCTGAggaggaaaagacagaaagaggaggagctgGGAGTAAAACTCAAACTCACCGGTAAAACTCTGACGCTGTCGTTTAAAGGCTCACTACTTG is a window of Sebastes umbrosus isolate fSebUmb1 chromosome 11, fSebUmb1.pri, whole genome shotgun sequence DNA encoding:
- the rwdd1 gene encoding RWD domain-containing protein 1, with amino-acid sequence MTDYAEEQRNELEAIESIYPDSYTVLADDPISFTITVASDAGEDGETSEATLKFTYVEKYPDEPPLWEIHSQENLEDNDVEDVLTLLQQQAEENLGMVMIFTLVTAVQEKLNEIVDTTKNRREEEKQRKEAEAEEAEKVLFQGTVVTIENFLMWKARFEVEMNELRRKRQKEEELGVKLKLTGKQLFETDHNLDTSDIQFLEDTGNNVEVDESLFQDIEDLDLDEDDPDFNPLAMGSDED